In the genome of Mangifera indica cultivar Alphonso chromosome 9, CATAS_Mindica_2.1, whole genome shotgun sequence, the window TTTTTTGTACAATGTTCAAAAAAGGTAGCGAAGATGGAAAAAGATTTTCAGTGGTGGGTGATTTAATAATGACCGAggtattttatttgataaatcttATGGAATTGGTTTGTGGATGTTCTCATGATATTGAATCTTTCTTTGGAGTCTAATAGAAACTATAGCAGGGTTGAATCTCTTTCATGAGTAtagatttatatgttttgttgcCTCCCTTTGTAAGATGATTGCATAAGTGTTGCCTTTAAGAATTAAACTGGAGTTGAGGAAACTATTTTAACAACCTAAGGAACTTTTGGAGAATTGACAAACCTTGGATTTGCTCTAGTTGCTGATGAGATTATGGagtataattttttgttgacatTGGCTTTTTGCTTAACAACATGGACtgttacttttttttgtttttatgccTCCAAGTTTATGTGGAAGGCTAGAGTCTTTTATAAGGTGAAGATTTGGGTTTGGCTCATTGATTAAAGAAAGTTCAATACAAATTATACCATGCAAAGGAAAAGAGTGAGGATCTGCCTTACCACTTCATGGTGCATTATGTGCACAAAAAAAGTTGAATGCATATATTATGTCTTCCTACACTATTGCATTCTAAGTTTTTGCTTCAACTTATTTCTTCAATTCCAACATTTATTGGGTGTTGCCAAGGTCGTGTGACCTTTTTAATTGGAAGTCATAAAGTGTTGATTGGAAGTCATAAAGATGTAATGTGTGGTATTCCATTGGAAGTCATGATTAGCCAACGATGGGTTTTGgtatctaaaataattttatgatacTTTCCTTTATGTTCTTAGAAATAGGTTTCTGTTTTAGCTTTAGTCTGGAGTTCTTTGctttgattttgtattttgttgtaTGTTTTGATCATTGCAGTAGATTGCAGGCTCCTTATTTGTAAGTATATCTTTAATCTTTGGTGGGTTCAATTTCATATTacctatttaaaataaaagaaatgaacaTCTGTTTGCTAAGTCAAGGTTTGGAGGTTTCTAGTTTGCAAATTACTGAATTTTGCAATTAGCATAGCTATTACCTATTTTAATATGTTCTAatcttgttttaattaattctcACAAATTTAGTTgtattcatttcttttttgaacTGAACAATTATTGTGCTTGGAGTTACCTCATCTGGTACCTTTTGTTCTGTATATTACTCACTGGTCGACCTTGAATCATGTATCAGGAAAAGTGGATGGAGGTTTTGGGCTGTGGGGTTACTGAGCAAGAAATTTTGAAGAGAGCTGGAAGATCAAATAATGTTGCTTGGGCTTTTGGACTTGGTTTGGAGAGGCTAGCAATGGTTTTATTTGACATACCAGATATCCGGCTTTTCTGGTCGACTGATGAGCGATTTTCCTCCCAGGTAGAGTTTCAATAGATTTTTGTTACTAGTTTTGTTTTTACTTGTCCGTCCTATGTTTTAgaaatgtttcaatcttttcaaataaaatttatgtgtTCAGATTCTACAGATTTGTAATGCACATCTATTTTCATGCAGTTTTCCCAGGGTCAACTCGGGGTCAAATTCAAGCCATTCTCAAAGGTTATTTTatgtcttttattttctttttgtgaaGCTTGACTGATAAGTTTGAATCACATACTTGCTTACATTGTTGATGTTTCTTAGTGCAATTTGTCTTTGTTTCTTTAAATTGTAGCCAAATCTGAGTTACAGCTGCTTTACTTCCGAGTGTGGTTATGTAGATATTGGATAAGGATGTGCACGGAACTGTTATAACTGCATGTAAACACATACTTAGAAGCTGAATTGTCTTTTGCAGTTTCCTCCTTGCTACAAAGACATGAGTTTCTGGATCAATGAATCCTTCACTGAAAACAATTTATGTGAGGTTGTAAGAGGAGTTGCAGGGGATCTTGTTGAGGAGGTAAGTCTTTCTAGAATTTCAGTCTCTCCTGAAGCTATATACTTGTATATTCTCcactaaaatgagaaaaattaactATGCCTATTGgtgtttgttaatttttcacCTAGGAAGTGTCTAGCCCTGTACAATTGAATCTAAATCAAATTTCTTGGTCAAAATTTTGAACTGCACAAATTTAAGTCTCTGGTTAATTGAGTTGCTAGCCCATCATCCCCATTCATCCATGTCCTTAACCACCTGATATGATGAGGCATAACATGGTAGTATATCTCCTCCTAGTGATTAATGCTGAAAGGTTTTGAAGCATAACCTTGAATTCCTCTATCTTGTGCAacttaagatatttttattcaatttcttaCTTTAATTAGGTCATGTTTCTACTGGgtttttttctatatcataCCCTCCCGCACAGATATGCATATTAGTATTAACCTAGTGTAGAACTGAAAATCCGATAGTGCAAGGGAAGAGGAAAGCAAGGCTTGAATGCATGCAACTCTGCTTTTCAGCAGTTTTTATCAGGACTAGATGAGTAAGTGAAGCCAATGTCTATAGAAATTCCTCGGAAAACTCTTGCGATATGAGACTGCAGGGTCTTGGATTACGTAATACAAAGCTCTAGAATAACTGATAGCAATGAATCATAACATGTTTCTCTTTTTCATCTGTGACCTGTGGAATAGTTCCATAAATGCGGCTTTATATCTCTTGGCATAATAAATATTCTGCTGTAAATTCACCTTCATTGTTAATTTCATTTGTGATTGCCAGGTACAATTGATAGACAATTTTACCAACAAGGAAGGAATGACTAGCCATTGTTATAGAATCGCGTACAGGTCAATGGAGCGATCACTTACAGATGAGGAAATTAATGAGTTGCAAGTAGGTTTTTATGTTTTGTACTTCTTTAGCCCTTTTCTCCTTGTGCAGTTGATATTATATTCTTTCAAGTTATTAACATCCATAACTGTGAATGCAGTGGAATGTGAGGGACCAGGTGGAGAAGAAGTTAAATGTTGTTCTAAGATGAGAGTTTCAGGCCGGGTGCTACCGTCCGTATGCAGGATTCTAAATTAAGTGATTTTAGTCTTTAATTTGTACACTAGATTTTGATTGTAAGTTAAACTGTGCCAAAAACCTGAGAGCCTGGATGTTACACccacaaacaaaaatatgtaactcatgtttgaaattatattttttgagatAACGGGggatatttatgtatatattttccAAGCCAGGTGTTTTAACCCACAATTTGGAGAAACCTTGGGCTTGGTCTcctctttttaaattttataaagaaaattaagtcAGTGCTCTGGTTGatacttaataatattaaataaaatatcccaagGCCCATGGCCGAGTCATAGGCAACTCGTTTCACCGGGAGCCCGTAAACGCAGTCAATGATAAAGGAATCAACGAAATAACTTACTCGTTACGTCTAAGGCTCCAACTAGCGTTCTAAAGGGCGGATTTGGTTTTACAAGTTACGACAGAATTCAAGATAACTTTAATCCAGTGCGTGCGGCTGACGCAGATTGTTTCACTATGAAGATGATGAACAGGTATTCTTTCATATTGTTGAGTTCTGCGGTTTTGCTTTGTGGGTTCGTTGAATTGGGCCTTTCTCGAGAGGACAGTTTCCACAAGATGAAGTTCGGAGGCGTTCAGACATGCAAGGGCTCCCAAAACGGCGCTGAGATGGAAAGCCTTGCACGATTCGCTGTTCAAGAACACAACAAGAaggaggttttttttttttcaattctttttatttttagtttcttgattaaaatataatctattttttgtgTTGCTTCGGATTTGTTTTAGTTTGGTCGTTtgccttttttttgttttgtttcgggacctaaatatattaatttatgagattGAATTAATTGGTAAAATATTTTAGTGTTAGTTTTTTCGTCTCTaatgttcaaattgaattagaTATGCTCATGACTTTGCTAATTTGTTGTTTGCAATTTTCTGGTGGAAGTTAAATTGATTTGTTTCTGAATTTTTACAGAATTCCCTTCTTGAGTTCTCAAGGGTGTTGAAGGCCAGGGAACAGGTGGTTGCTGGCATGATGTATCATCTTACTCTCGAAGCAGTTGATGCTGGCAAGAAGAAGATATATCAAGCCAAAGTCTGGGTGAAGCCATGGATGAACTTCAAGAAGTTAGAGGAGTTCAAGCATGCCAAGGATGGCCCTTCATTCACTACTTCAGACCTTGGCGTCAAACACGGTAATGGATCATTTTAGTTGTGTTGCTATCTTGAAGTATCTGGCTGATACCTATGCCTGATGTCCCTTTGATACTCagaatcattttttttctttttcccctattatTGGGATTCTGATGCTAGTAGATATTGTTAATAGCTTCTTTGTCTGTGGCAATCTAGTCTAAAGAAACACAGAACGAAATCTTGGCTATTTTTATACCCAAGTTACCCAGCCCTCTTGCTCACTGGCACAGTGGCTGAATCTTCCAATGAATCGTCTCTTCCCTTATTTTTCTGAAGTGAATCATTTATATCCATATTTGCTGCTTGCTGATGTGTCCTTTTTATTCTCCTTCTATAAAAAACCTTGAGGCTTGAGTGGTCTATCAGACACCAAGACTTCTTGCTTCAAAACTGTCTTGCCAAACATTCATCATACCTTTTAAGTGTCTTACAGTTGCTAGAAGCTATTTTGAGAATTGGTTATTTCTGTCTTTTACGTTTTCCAAGGggattaatttcattatattatatatgttgtgaGGAGGGATTAAATCGCATAATTCCTGCATCATGACTTCCAACTAAGAGTTATTGAATTTGATCCATTTTACAAAGGATAAGGGCATGAATGCTGGATCCTTAAGTTGTTGTCCTGTAATGTGCTAAATATTTTGGCTAGACACATTGCAACCTACTATTGAATACAAGATGATTTCCCTCTTTCATGTTATTATCTGAGAACTGAGAGTTCTGGTGAGCATTCATTTATTTGGTTATTAGACAAGTAAAATAGAAAGAGAAAGTGGTGACTGGTTGGATGCATTCCTCTAAATCAGATGGCCGTGATCTAGAATGGCATGAAGTACCAACGAATGATTTAGAAGTCCAAGGTGCAGCAAGTTATGCTGTGAAGTCCATCCAGCAGAGTTCCAACTCATTGAATCCATATGAACTTTTAGAGATCCTTCATGCTAAGGCCAAGGTTGGCATTTCACATTGTTTTGCATATCTGGTTTAGATTAATAGTATGCAGCTTTTGATTCTTAATAAATTTCAATGATATAACCATGGATTAGAGTACTTTTCACCTTTGATCTTGGTCCAAGGGGTGTTGACAGCCCTTTGACCAAGATCAAGATTGACTAATGATGGGGTAAGATTGCGTCCCAATAATGGTGCACTTCTCTGAAACCATATGAAGTGATTAAGTTGATTGGTTAtctccttttctttcaaacAATATGCTCCCCACCTCTCTCTTTTCCCTAGGACTGGGTTTTCTCCATCTGTTGAATGTCTGCTCAAtctcaaatttataaacttGTGGTTCACTGAAGTAATCTTGGTTAAATGCAGGTTATTGAAGATTATGCCAGATATGAATTGCATCTGAAGTTGCAGTGGGGAGTTGAAGAAGTGAAGTTCCAGGTTGAAGTAATAAAGAACAGTGATGGAAAGTTTCATTTGAAATATTTCTATTAGATAAATGTTTACTGTTTAAAACTATGGATTGAGGCTTGCTATCTTCAACAGTATGATTGTAACAATAAGAACCAGAAACTagtaaatatgtaaattttaatatctactCTTGTGATATGTGTGGATAGGGAATAAACAGGCTGCTGCCTCTTTATATAGTGTTATATGTCTAAATATGAGCCAACTTTATTAATGTTTCTTCTTGTGTCTTAAATACTTCATTTGTGTGTCACCAATCTTCATATTGATGGTTGAGGAGGATCATGGAAGTTCTAATTGTTTCACTTTAGAGTCAGTTGTTTGGTTGGGATCCAAACATAGAAGAACTGGTAATAAAGGAGTGAATCATTTTATCATTGTCTGACAGCATAGTAATGATTAATTGTAAGAAAACATAGAAGATAATTTTTGGGGTTTTAGATATCCAACAAAACATCTGCAGTTAGTGATGATGGAAACCTTTGAGATTGGTATTACAATTTGCTCCTATTCAACACAACATGAAGGCATATTTATCAGAGAAAACATAtcggaaaatataataaaaaaaatcaattttccgTTGCCGGGAATCGAATCCGGGTCTCCTGGGTGAAAGCCAGATATCCTAACCGCTGGACGACAACTGACTTTCCTGCATTAGGGAGCTcatgttatttatttgattattagcTTAATAATCCATCAATTCTCCCCTTTTCGGGTAATTAATCCGTCAGTTCTTAGGTTAGGTAGTTTTACAGTGTTATAATGAATGATGTATTGGAATGTAGTtggttattaatttatttttaatttaaaattatttaattataatataatatattattattgatatcaaaattaatggaaaattataaaaaaaagcctaaaatacccctctattaagcaaaaatacccaaattcactattttcaagcaaaaatgcccaaattccctatttctaagcaaaaatgcccatagctttttctaaaataccaaaattacccttcccctcatatatataaacctcctcactctcactctcattacatacattttttatatcacttaaatacttaatttcactcttatttttatttaatatcaattactacgggttcattcggaaagaagaaattcgtatttttgaatttgaatcgaaaaaatcaattcgtgaaaactatattgaaaataacgtgttatgaataaatagatatattgaaatatcctagaatgtcaataataaaaaaattactcgaaaatctaaaaaacagatttaaatttataaaactacacgttcaaatagcttatgaacgagaaaaccgaaaaatcgatcaaaatttcgtaattacatcgtaaaatgtgtctaaaaaaacacatcataattacaaatatcaaatttgaaaattacatatgaaaaaagtctggtccggtcacaaacaaactcaaaatcataaaaaccgaaaatcctaaatttgataaaataataaaactgcataatacacattgaaacagttttattttggcctccaaattcggTGCAACCAGCAAAGCTAGTtgtcgttatagagctcgaaatgagcttcgctttgatatattacaagccccgtaactcctcccggatcaaaagttatggttgttcaaagtctgtctcatataaaccctatagttttaaaaaagttaatttccacccaacccacggttttcatgGCCTGCCCActgttcagtgtaaaatttcacaTGGACCCCCGTAGATCTCCCCCTGTTCCCCctccccttaaaattttgaaaacgttaaatttccCCCCTATCCCATGATAGCGTCAACAATAGCCCACTGTCACgtggcaaatttcaaaaaagtctACAGTTGAATGAGGACTCTCATATagctccctaatattttgaaaacactattaaaccccctaacccactgtcaacagtgggaaacactgttcccactgtTGGACTGTCGAACGTTTCGGAAGGGATTTTCGACCAAAATTCATCGTTTcgacctccaatttcaacacaaatcaaatctacataggttataacacaaaacccctcaaccaattcaacgaaatcaaccaagaatcaaaacattttaagcattattcaaaatcaaaaccctaaaattttaaaccgtaaaatctcactcaaatctcaataatatgaacaataacttgattaaAACAAGATGACAGAAGATATTCTAATGTTCTGTGCTATTTTCGGTCGTCGAAAACCACGAAAATCGCCAGAAATCTGATCAACAGTGGGAAATTTTCCTCTGTTTTTGAACAGTAAACTTACAGTAAGGACAGGGggaatttgttgtgtttatatatgggcagttTCGATATTTCATAAAAGTtggatatttttgctttaatctaaattttttggacaattttcttAAACACCCTtacttttacctattttttataatttccccaAAATTAATAGTCactataaatgtatataatttttttaaatataaataattataattttatgatatgtTAATTTGTTGATGATAGTCAAACATTTGCACACGCGCATATATAGCTTGAGTTTTGTTAGGCGTTGATGTCACCCCTAAACCTAAGGAGTTctaaaaattaaactattattttgatggccaaaagaattatttttacccaaggtatagtaaaaattcaaaataatttttgttaacttttgaaaactcaaatatttatttatttgttagtttTGACGGTTACAATCAAgaacaaaattgtcatttaaagatttttatttaaataaaaaaaattaatttctttttaaccttttagttttaaaagttaatcatttcccccctagtttatttaaacaaacaaaaactaattttttcccccttagttttaaaaactaactactttcccctaacttaattttaaaaaattaatctttcacccccactatatatattttaaaggttttatattttagaataaatagCCGCCcctcaaactttaaaatattgcatttacACTCCAAAAACTTCATTCCATCTTTTTGATGACTATTCTTCTCAACGTTCCTCTCTGACAGCATCTCTCATCCCTCCTTGGTGGTTTTTTGACATAGAACCATCAAAAATCATGTTCAAACAATCG includes:
- the LOC123224752 gene encoding cysteine proteinase inhibitor 6-like translates to MKMMNRYSFILLSSAVLLCGFVELGLSREDSFHKMKFGGVQTCKGSQNGAEMESLARFAVQEHNKKENSLLEFSRVLKAREQVVAGMMYHLTLEAVDAGKKKIYQAKVWVKPWMNFKKLEEFKHAKDGPSFTTSDLGVKHDGRDLEWHEVPTNDLEVQGAASYAVKSIQQSSNSLNPYELLEILHAKAKVIEDYARYELHLKLQWGVEEVKFQVEVIKNSDGKFHLKYFY